TTCGAACCGCGGAATCAGTCAGGACAATTCGTGCCGCACGCCGGCCCCGTTTCGATTGTGGTGCTCGACCCAACCAAGGAGGGCGATGCGGCGAGACTGGCGCGCTGGGATCTCGACGAACAATTGGCCAGCCAGCGAATCAGCCGCAGCAGTTCCGCGCGCGGCATTCATTTGCAATTACCTTGGCCCGGCCGCGTGCCTGAATCGAATCAAGTCAAACTATTCGTCCGCTTCGAAACGGCCGATGGTCGCAAAGTTGAAGCCCAGCACGAACTGCTACTAAATCCTGCGGCTCAAGCCTCGCAGCGTTGGACGCCGCGGCCGGGCGATCGCCCGCGTGCGACGATTACCAGCACGCCCATCGTGAGCAGTCCCGCGGCCGCAGCCAAACCCAAGGCGACCCTGTCTGACGTTAATCCACCGTTGCCAGCCCCGGCAGTGCAGAGCGATTTAACGAAAGTCGCGCCGCCCCCCGCTGCGATGCCTGCACCTGAAATGAGCGCCCTGCCCCAGTCGCAACTGATTCAAGAGCCTGGCTCACAACAGCCGGCAATGGCCAGCAAAGATCAGCCTGGCAGCGAATCTTCTTCGCTCCTGACGCCCCCCCCACCGCGGTCGTCGGCATCTCCCACCGCTCCAGCGCCGGCCACACGCCCCGAGTGGAAGCCGTTTCGTTAGGCCTTCGAGCGAATTTAAATCGCGGGCGAAATCACCACTCTGCCAATGGATGCCGATAGCCGCCAGCCAGGGCTCGGGATAACATTGGGTTGACGGCTCTCTTCTGAATGATTCTTCTTGATTTCGCCCGGGCCACCGTTTGGTTTGATGACCGCGTGGCGCGGGGCGGGGCAAATCGGCCAGAAGGAAGAGGCTGCAGCAATAGAAAGTACTTTCGCTGTGACTATCGCCCGCATCACGACCGAACAGCAGCAGCAATTGATCACCCGCCTGGCGCAATTAGTGGCCGAGCGCGCGCGCGAAGAAGTGCAGATTCACGAGCGGCATCAGACTCGGCTGGCAGCCATTTTTCAGCGGTACGAACAGCAGCGGAATCAGTTGATTGCGCAGTTCGAGAACCGGCACGCAACGCGAATTGGTGATTTCAGATCGGAGCGAGATTCGCTCCTGCTGAAGTATGAGACCGCGGGACAAAAAGTCCTAGTCGAGGAAGATCGCTTTCAACAAAAAGAGAGGGCGCAGCACACCGAGGCGATCGAAGATGCTCGCAACTTGCTGCAGCATCGGCGCGACCAGATCCAGGCGAGCTTTAAAGAAGCCGAGGTCATTCCCAAGGTGGAGTTGGGCCGCTTCAAGCAGCAGGCCGATCAGGTGGAAGTGCAGATCACGGCCATCGTGAACGATGCCCAAGCCGTCGTGCGACGCCGCTGTGCATGGCCCGAACAGTTTCCGCCCCTGCCCACGGTTCCCGAGAATTTGCCGAAGCATTCGTACTTCGAACGGATTGCGGGGAGCTTGTCGTACGCGGGGAGCAAGTCGTACGAACTGAAGCAGGAGCGGGTCGCGAAGTTTTTGGAAGATGGCTGGCCGTTCCTGATCTTCCTGTTTTCACTCGTGCTGTTTCTGGCGATCGTGCTCGGGCTGTGGCTGTGGTCGATCATCACCGGTACTGCGCTGGTGGCGTCGTTAGCGGTGGCGATCATCCTGCCGATCGTGCTGTCGATTGGCACGCTGCAGGTGCTCAAGCCGATTGCCCGGCGACATGCCGAGCGCTTGACGGGCGAATTTCAACTGGCGATTTCCGAAGCCCGGTCGTTCGTGCAAGCAGCGCTCCGTTCGGCCCAGGCAGAAGCCGAGCGTCAACTGCGGCAGTTGACCGAGCGGCGGGACGACAACATGGAAGCGGCCTATGCCGAGTGGGAACGAACGCACGAAGCGGAAATTTCTCGCAATCGCAAAGTCACGCAGCAGGCGTCGGTCGAGTATCGGGGCAAGCGGACTTCGATTGAGGAACAGCACGAAGGGAGCCTGCTCACTATCGAGCAGCAGGCTCCGCCGGAGATCGACCGGCTGGAGGAAGATTTCCAGCGGCAGCTTGTCGAACTGAGCGAATCGTTTCGGCATGATCGGACGGCTGAGTTGCAATCGTTCGCCCAACAGTGGCAAGATCTGGCTGCGCGCTGGAAACAAGGGTTGGCTCATTTCGAACAAGTCCTGGGCGAAATGAATGAGTATTGCGACGACCGCTTTCCCAGTTGGGACAAGCTGATCGCCGACGAGAAGTTCCAGGCGACCGCGACCACGGCTCAGCCCGGCAGCGATCTCGCTGCCCTGCGATTCGGCCGCTATACCTTCGATCCCGCCGCGCTCCCCGGCGGCGTGCCCAACAGCGAAGAGTTCAAGCTGCCCCCTTCGGCCTGCGAGTTTCCCGCCGTCATTTCTTACCCGCAGGTTCCGTCGCTGCTGCTCGAAGCCGAAGGAGACGGCCGCGATGCAGCGGCTAGTGTGCTGCGAAATGTGATGCTGCGAATGCTGACGTCGTTGCCGCCGGGCAAGGTCCGGTTCACGGTCATCGATCCGGTCGGGCTCGGGCAAAATTTCTCGGCCTTCATGCACCTGGCCGATTACGACGAACGGCTGGTGGCCAGTCGCATCTGGACCGAAAGCGCACACATCACGCAGCGGCTCTCTGACCTGACCGAGCACATGGAGAAGGTGATTCAGAAGTATCTGCGCAACGAGTTCGCTTCGATCCAGGAGTACAACCTGCAAGCGGGCGAAGTTGCGGAACCGTATCAGATTCTGGTCATTGCCAATTTCCCCGCCAATTTTTCCGAAGAAGCAGCCCGGCGTCTCGTCAGCATCGCGGCCAGCGGTTCGCGCTGCGGCGTCTATACGCTCATCAGCACCGATCGCCGCCTGAAGCTGCCGCCGAATTTCGACTTGGCTGATCTGGAAGGGATGGCCGCCACGCTGGTGTGGGACGAAGCGACCAAGACGTTCCGCTGGAAACAGCCTGACTTGAACCCGCTGCCATTGCTGATGGAGCAACCTCCGGACGACGAACACCTGACGCAGATGATTCGCACCATCGGTGCGCAAGCAAAAGCGAACGCCCGGGTGGAGGTTCCCTTCGGATCGGCACTGCCGCCGTTTGCGGATTGGTGGTCGCGCGATAGCCGGGAAGAAATTGAAGTTCCGCTCGGTCGAGCAGGCGCGAAGAAGATGCAGTCGATGCGACTGGGGAGGGGAACTTCTCAGCATGTGCTAATTGCCGGTAAGACGGGTTCGGGAAAATCGACGCTGCTGAATGCCCTGATTACGAACCTGGCGATTCACTACTCGCCCAACGAGTTGCAGTTTTATTTGATCGACTTCAAGAAGGGGGTCGAATTCAAAGCGTATGCTGCCCAGCGACTGCCGCACGCTCGCGTCATCGCCATCGAGAGCGAGCGCGAGTTTGGCATGAGCGTGCTGGAACGGCTCGATCAGGAACTTAGGCACCGGGGCGATCTGTTCCGGAAGCATACGGTGCAGGATCTGCGCGGCTATCGGAACGCGAACCCGACGGCTGTCATGCCGCGGATTCTGCTCGTCATCGACGAATTTCAGGAGTTCTTCACTTCGGACGACAAGATCTCGCACAATGCCTCGCTGCTGCTCGACCGGCTGGTGCGCCAGGGCCGTGCGTTTGGTATTCACGTGCTGCTCGGCTCACAAACATTGGCCGGGGCCTATTCGCTGGCGCGAAGTACGCTGGGACAAATGGCCGTCCGTATCGCACTTCAGTGCAGCGAGTCCGATGCTCACTTAATCCTCAGCGAAGACAACAGTGCGGCCCGGCTCCTCAATCGCCCGGGTGAAGCGATCTATAACGATGCCAACGGTCTGCTCGAAGGAAATCATCCGTTCCAAGTCGTGTGGCTCTCGGACCACGAACGCGAAGGATATCTCAAGCAACTGCACGCACTGGCCGAAGAGCGGAACGTCTCGGCTGGATCGCTCACCGTGTTCGAAGGAAACGAAGCTGCAGACCCGCGCGAGAATCGTCAGCTAGTGGAGTTGCTCCAAAATCCTGCTTCTGCTGTCGCCGCTTCGGGCCCGCGCGCTTGGCTGGGGGCTGCCGTAGCCATCAAAGACCCCACCGATGTTGCTTTCCGCCGGCAAGCGGGTGCAAATCTGCTCGTCGTTGGTCAGCAGGAGGAACTGTCGCTCGGCGTGATGGCGAATAGCGTGATCGCGCTGGCGGCTGCCTTGCCGGCGCAGGCACCTGAAACCAGAACGCCCTCGTTCTACATTCTCGATGGCACGCGTCCCGATTCACCTGAAGCGGGCTTTTGGGAGCGGCTCGTTCGCCAGTTGGATTTGTCGGCCAGCGTGGTGAATGTGCGCGACTCCGATGTTGTGATTAAGAAACTGGCCGAAGAAGTCGAGCGCCGCATGGCAGCGGGCGATCAGATCTCGCCGCCGCTGTTTCTCGTCGTCTACGATCTGGCTCGCTTCCGCAAATTAAAGAAGTCGGACGACTTCAGCTTCAACGACGACGAAGGGGGCGGCAGCATTGATAAACAGTTCATCAACCTGCTGCGCGAAGGCCCGGCGGTTGGCGTGCATACGCTCATCTGGAGCGACAACTGCACCAACGTCACGCGCTGGCTCGATCGCAACACGCTCCGCGATCTTGAGTATCGCGTCCTCTTCCAGATGAGCGCCAGCGATTCGAGCCATCTGATGGACAGCCCCGCGGCCAGCAAGCTTGGTCCGCATTTGGCGCTCTTCCATAGTGAAGAACAAGGGATGGCGGAAAAGTTCCGACCCTATGGTTTGCCGACGTCCGAATGGCTGGCCGAGGTGAAGCGGCTGCGCACTTCATA
Above is a window of Anatilimnocola aggregata DNA encoding:
- a CDS encoding FtsK/SpoIIIE domain-containing protein, producing the protein MTAWRGAGQIGQKEEAAAIESTFAVTIARITTEQQQQLITRLAQLVAERAREEVQIHERHQTRLAAIFQRYEQQRNQLIAQFENRHATRIGDFRSERDSLLLKYETAGQKVLVEEDRFQQKERAQHTEAIEDARNLLQHRRDQIQASFKEAEVIPKVELGRFKQQADQVEVQITAIVNDAQAVVRRRCAWPEQFPPLPTVPENLPKHSYFERIAGSLSYAGSKSYELKQERVAKFLEDGWPFLIFLFSLVLFLAIVLGLWLWSIITGTALVASLAVAIILPIVLSIGTLQVLKPIARRHAERLTGEFQLAISEARSFVQAALRSAQAEAERQLRQLTERRDDNMEAAYAEWERTHEAEISRNRKVTQQASVEYRGKRTSIEEQHEGSLLTIEQQAPPEIDRLEEDFQRQLVELSESFRHDRTAELQSFAQQWQDLAARWKQGLAHFEQVLGEMNEYCDDRFPSWDKLIADEKFQATATTAQPGSDLAALRFGRYTFDPAALPGGVPNSEEFKLPPSACEFPAVISYPQVPSLLLEAEGDGRDAAASVLRNVMLRMLTSLPPGKVRFTVIDPVGLGQNFSAFMHLADYDERLVASRIWTESAHITQRLSDLTEHMEKVIQKYLRNEFASIQEYNLQAGEVAEPYQILVIANFPANFSEEAARRLVSIAASGSRCGVYTLISTDRRLKLPPNFDLADLEGMAATLVWDEATKTFRWKQPDLNPLPLLMEQPPDDEHLTQMIRTIGAQAKANARVEVPFGSALPPFADWWSRDSREEIEVPLGRAGAKKMQSMRLGRGTSQHVLIAGKTGSGKSTLLNALITNLAIHYSPNELQFYLIDFKKGVEFKAYAAQRLPHARVIAIESEREFGMSVLERLDQELRHRGDLFRKHTVQDLRGYRNANPTAVMPRILLVIDEFQEFFTSDDKISHNASLLLDRLVRQGRAFGIHVLLGSQTLAGAYSLARSTLGQMAVRIALQCSESDAHLILSEDNSAARLLNRPGEAIYNDANGLLEGNHPFQVVWLSDHEREGYLKQLHALAEERNVSAGSLTVFEGNEAADPRENRQLVELLQNPASAVAASGPRAWLGAAVAIKDPTDVAFRRQAGANLLVVGQQEELSLGVMANSVIALAAALPAQAPETRTPSFYILDGTRPDSPEAGFWERLVRQLDLSASVVNVRDSDVVIKKLAEEVERRMAAGDQISPPLFLVVYDLARFRKLKKSDDFSFNDDEGGGSIDKQFINLLREGPAVGVHTLIWSDNCTNVTRWLDRNTLRDLEYRVLFQMSASDSSHLMDSPAASKLGPHLALFHSEEQGMAEKFRPYGLPTSEWLAEVKRLRTS